In a single window of the Podospora pseudocomata strain CBS 415.72m chromosome 2 map unlocalized CBS415.72m_2, whole genome shotgun sequence genome:
- a CDS encoding uncharacterized protein (EggNog:ENOG503PBRK; COG:G), with protein MNVDIEKVASAPSPPPPAAPSLSHPNTKETKLTTAQDADLSDSSDLDSPTTTPDEEEEEEEFIPPDGGLTAWSQVLAACLINMLAWGYPTAFGVYQLHYRDTLRLPEAQVSWIGSLQVFLAFALCIFSGRLADAGYIKSTIIAGTFLVVFGTFMTSLCKEYWQIFLAQGLCTGLGLGIIFMPPLSVVNSYFKRKKALALAISATGTGLGSVVFPAVIQYLIPKVGFAWAVRCAGFVALGISVVSVVLLRPVLKPRRSGPVFEWVAFREGPYLLFTLGAFLFFWALFFGSFFINAFARNIVGFSTTDSVQLLLITNGMSVVARPITGYLADNYIGPINMHAFQMFLLGCMFFFWLAVDSATGLYVFAIFLGFAMGAAQGVFGGALASLLKDPRKMGTRFGMVCTLCAFSSLAGPPTAGAIIDRSNGTYTWACVWAGTVVVLASFTIMSARIAVTGFKLVVKI; from the exons ATGAACGTCGACATCGAAAAGGTCGCCTCggccccatcaccgccaccaccagcagcaccatcaTTATCACATCCCAACACCAAAGAAACGAAACTCACAACAGCCCAAGATGCAGACCTATCAGACAGCTCCGACCTCGactccccaacaacaacaccagacgaagaagaagaagaagaagaattcATCCCCCCTGACGGCGGTCTAACCGCCTGGTCCCAAGTCCTCGCCGCCTGCCTAATCAACATGCTCGCCTGGGGCTACCCAACCGCCTTTGGCGTCTACCAGCTCCACTACCGCGacaccctccgcctccccgaAGCCCAAGTATCCTGGATCGGCTCCCTCCAAGTCTTCCTCGCCTTTGCCCTCTGCATCTTCTCCGGCCGCCTCGCCGACGCGGGGTACATCAAGTCGACCATCATCGCCGGGACGttcctcgtcgtctttggGACCTTTATGACGAGTTTATGTAAAGAGTACTGGCAGATTTTCCTGGCTCAGGGGTTGTGcacggggttggggttggggattaTTTTCATGCCGCCGCTGTCGGTGGTGAACAGTTACTTCAAGAGGAAAAAGGCGTTGGCGCTGGCGATTTCGGCTACCgggacggggttggggagtgTGGTTTTTCCGGCGGTGATTCAGTATTTGATTCCAAAGGTTGGGTTTGCCTGGGCGGTGAGGTGCGCGGGGTTTGTGGCGTTGGGGATTTCGGTTGTGagtgtggtgttgctgaggcCGGTGttgaagccgaggaggagcgggcCGGTGTTTGAGTGGGTTGCTTTCAGGGAGGGGCCGTATTTGTTGTTTACGCTGGGggcgtttttgtttttttgggcgTTGTTTTTCGGGAGCTTCTTT ATTAATGCGTTTGCGAGGAACATTGTTGGGTTCTCGACGACGGACTCGGTGCAGTTGTTGCTCATCACGAACGGGATGAGTGTTGTCGCGAGGCCTATCACGGGGTATTTGGCTGATAACTATATTGGTCCGATCAACATGCATGCCTTCCAGATGTTTCTGCTGGGGTGtatgtttttcttttggctggCGGTAGACTCTGCTACGGGGCTTTATGTGTTTGCCATCTTTCTTGGTTTCGCGATGGGAGCGGCCCAGggtgtgtttggtggtgCGCTTGCCAGTCTCTTAAAGGATCCAAGAAAGATGGGAACGCGGTTCGGCATGGTCTGCACTCTTTGCGCGTTTTCTTCGCTGGCTGGACCACCAACTGCTGGTGCTATCATCGACAGGTCAAATGGGACATATACATGGGCTTGTGTTTGGGctgggacggtggtggtgttggcttcGTTCACAATCATGTCCGCGAGGATAGCTGTGACGGGGTTTAAGCTGGTTGTTAAGATTTGA
- a CDS encoding uncharacterized protein (EggNog:ENOG503NX1V; COG:C): protein MVLPSSDGPKEVPIPDTTTETKTQDEGIHVIIIGAGLAGLAAALSTKLANPLHQVTILEAVKELQEVGAGLQVTPNGTRLLSHWGLTPILAPLAAVPTTLSVHRYDGTKLLAHEPNLQERMLERYGFPFWDLHRVDLQREMVKKCSELGITIRLNSRVTSVDFETNTVHLGLVQNPARNTLSGDVILLTDGLWSSIRPLFLGQPSPAILTGDLAYRITLHASHLTGPDADLLRKLITNPAVHFWIGPHSHCVGYSVSSSQTYNLVFLCPDDMPSHVARSDASLREFRSKFSGWDPLLQKLISQIQSVQKWKLMWLDPLPNWTNPQGTFFLAGDCCHPMLPYLAQGANSSLEDGAVFGHLLSKVRKSTSSSQLPKMGRLYEHLRMERGRRIQLETFNQRKDSHLPDGPAQQARDELMTSQLNDDDVRPGFPSRWTDPEIQAFLYGYDAYEEAERAYQESPY from the exons ATGGTCCTCCCATCAAGTGACGGGCCAAAGGAGGTGCCTATACCAGACACAACTACTGAAACAAAAACTCAAGATGAAGGCATCcacgtcatcatcatcggcgccGGCCTAGCAGGTCTAGCAGcagccctctccaccaagctcgccaaccctctccaccaagtAACCATCCTCGAAGCCGTCAAAGAGCTCCAAGAAGTCGGC GCCGGCCTCCAAGTAACCCCAAACGGcacccgcctcctctcccactggggcctcacccccatcctcgcccCCCTCGCCGCAgtgcccaccaccctctccgtccACCGCTACGACGGGACAAAGCTCCTCGCCCACGAGCCAAACCTCCAAGAGCGGATGCTGGAACGGTATGGGTTCCCTTTTTGGGATTTACATCGGGTTGATCtgcagagggagatggtgaagaagTGCTCAGAGCTTGGTATCACCATCAGGCTTAACTCCAGGGTCACGTCGGTTGATTTCGAGACGAACACAGTCCATCTCGGGCTAGTCCAGAACCCGGCCAGGAACACGCTCTCAGGGGATGTGATCCTCCTAACCGACGGCCTCTGGTCGTCAATTCGACCATTATTTCTAGGccaaccctccccagcaaTCCTGACAGGCGATCTAGCCTACCGCATCACCCTCCACGCCTCCCACCTGACCGGTCCCGACGCCGACCTCCTCCGAAAACTCATCACAAACCCCGCAGTGCACTTCTGGATCGGCCCCCACAGCCACTGCGTGGGGTACTcggtctcctcctcccagacCTACAATCTCGTCTTCCTCTGCCCAGACGACATGCCCTCCCACGTCGCCAGATCCGACGCCTCCCTCCGGGAATTCAGGTCCAAGTTCTCCGGCTGggaccccctcctccagaaaCTCATCTCCCAGATCCAGTCCGTCCAAAAGTGGAAGCTGATGTGGctcgaccccctccccaactgGACCAACCCCCAAGGGACCTTCTTTCTGGCGGGCGACTGCTGCCACCCCATGCTCCCCTACCTAGCCCAAGGcgccaactcctccctcgagGACGGCGCCGTCTTCGGgcacctcctctccaaggTCCGAaaatcaacctcttcctcccagcTCCCTAAGATGGGCAGGCTCTACGAACACCTCCGCATGGAACGCGGCCGGCGCATCCAGCTCGAAACCTTCAACCAAAGAAAAGACTCGCACCTCCCCGACGGCCCGGCCCAGCAAGCCAGAGACGAGCTCATGACCAGCCAGCTAAACGACGACGATGTCCGCCCAGGTTTCCCATCCAGATGGACAGACCCCGAGATCCAGGCCTTCTTGTATGGGTATGATGCTTACGAAGAGGCGGAAAGGGCCTACCAGGAGAGCCCTTATTGA